GTCTTACCTCTTTGTTACCCACAGGCTAAAGATCGAATTCAGTATTATCAACTAGATGAagtctttgtttttccttatgaTATGGGAAGTAGATGGAAGAACTTCAAACAAGTGTTCACATGGTCAGGGGTCCCTGAAGGAGATGGACTGGATTGGCCAATAAGAGAAGGCTGTCACCAGTACAGCTTAACAGTGAGTGTTCTGTTCAAATAGTCTTCCTTTTTACTCCACCGTCTTCCTCTTAACTTCTCCTTAACTCCAATGGCATTTTATCGTAAAATAAGTAATAAGAATTGTTTCAGCATGTCAAAATGAATCTAAGTGAATTCCCAAGCACTCCTTGTATCATGTCCCTCCTTCAATTTAAATCTCTTATCTCACCATACCTGTGAGATAAAAGTCCTGATTCCTTACCTTGGATTTATAAAACCCAGCCAAAAGCTACCTTTCACCTACATCCTTTTCAtgccgttcatggggttcttgtggagaaggaaatggcaacccactccagtactcttgcctggaaaatgccatggatggaggagcctggtgggctgcagtccatggggtcgcaaagagttggacacaactgagcgacttcactttttttctttctatagttccttttggagaaggaaatggcaacccactccactgttcttgcctggagaatcccatggacggagaggcctggtgggctgcagtctatggggttgcacagagtcggacatgactaagcaactaacatgtacacatggggttctcgaggcaagaatgctgaggtggtttgccattcccttcactggaccacattttgtcagaccacCTACATCCTGGAGGAAATCAGCCTTTCCAATCAGCCTAGTCCACTCAGCAAATCCCTGATACAGTTCTTCCCCCACAGTTTTTTCTATGCCATATGACCTCCTCTTTATCAGAAATTACTCAGACCAGCtccagtccccccacccccatctagaCTCATCTGGATTTGGCACCTGATCATATACTAGTTTTATGAGCACATGAGGAATCCATTTTAATCTTTGTATCTTTAACTTAATTTGGCAAGATTCTAAGCAGAGATTATTTCCCCTTATATCTAGTGTAGTGTCATTTAACAAATTGTAGCTGAATAAGTGGAAAAGAGGAGGCAAAATGATGACTTTTAATCAAGACTCATTGTTGATTAACTTTGCAGTCTCTGTAAAGACTCAGTGAGTCTCTGAACtatttcatcataagggactagCCTGGCAGCCCCCAGAGGGCAGAGACCACATATCCTTGATTGCTGGGCCACAGGGAATGCTCTGTGACTATACACAGATAAATACATTGGAGAGGGAACACTGAGAAGAAAGTCCCACTTCAGTGTCGGTTTTTAGTCACAGAGCCTTTTTtccatgctttattttaaaaaaagtagccTTTAAATTGTAGCAATTTGAAATGTTGGAAAATTGGGAGTTTGTCATGTCACTCTGATACAGTAAATGAGGAAACCCTGTTTTTCAGTGTTGAGATAtgagatttcattttttctttttgtatcttcCAAACAGATAGAACAGTTGAAACAAAAAGCAGATAAAAGAGTCAGAAGTGTAAGTAATTCTTTTGCAGTGAtactaatttcttttccttttgtcagGCTCAGCACTTTTATGTAGCTTTTAAAATTGCCTCTAAGTAAAAAACCAACTGTTGgcttttattaaataatatttcttaatcCACTTATTGAACTTTGatgcattttacttttgttttcattcagaTAGTTTGGACTACAGGTTTGGAGGGAATTTAATCAATTTATATTGTCAATAGATAATTATCCTCAATATAGTTCCCTAGTGGGAAACTTGTCCTTAAAGTGATGCTGAACAATTAATTCAGTGGCCACAAGCTACATgtggttatttaaatttaaattaatttaaattaaataaaattcaaatttaaattccTTGGTTGCACCAGCCACGTTAAAAGTGTTCAGTATCTACTTGTGGCTAGGGGATACCACACTGTATACCCCAAGTATAAAACATCTCCACCATTGCAGAAAGTTCCATTGGGCAGCACTGcttctaaaattttattcttagCCATGTGCTTGAAATGAAGGGTAAGAAAAGCCTGAGAATTAGAAGCATCAATTAATTACCTTCTATAAGGGAACTGGGTAGATAGCGAACCAGAAGGGAAAGACTTGTTGCCTGGTATTCTGGGTCTCCCTCTAACAGTTTACATTCAAGCTTAGAAAACTTCATACACGGATTAATGTTAAATTGTTCTACTCACTGATGCCAGGTCCGGTATAAAGTGATAGAAGATTATAGTGGTACCTGCTGTCCTTTGAATAGAGGAATTAAAACACTCTTCACGAGCCCCTGCACTGAAGAGCCTCGGATAAGGCTACAGAAAGGGGAATTCATCTTAGCCACAAGAGGGTTACGGTAAGTAACAGAAAATACTGAATTTCTTCTTGAATAATGAAATTGCCATCtaacctaaaaagaaaaattaattttaatcttttaaatatttcagatacTGGTTGTATGGAGACAAAATTCTTGATGATTCCGTTTTAGAAGGTATGAACATGGAAGCAagtgtttaaaagaaaagactGCCAGCAATAACTGCAAATTTTGCAAGAAAGCTTTTATAAAACAGTCACATGCATTAGGGGAACTATAGGAAGGCACTCATTAAGCAGCAAAAATAAGCTCCGTGTATTACTTCTCCATAGCACTTGTATTTATCGGGTCTTTGCAATGATTAGTGAACATTGGATCCCATACTTCAATATGCAGCACACACTTGTGGAAATGCTTCACTTGTGGTATTCACTCCCCAGCAGCCCTCTGAGGTTCATGCTGTCATTGACATTTGGTTGGTGAGGGAACGGAAATGTGGGGAGGCTTAGCAGTGTGCCCAAGGCCACACTACATGCAGGAACAGCCACGACTCCAGCCCACGCAGTCTGGCTCGGAGCCTGTGACTAAGCTGCTATGCTATACATGTACCCATTGAGTGAATCATTCTATTGTCATAAAAACTAGTGAATTGAAACATTCCgtgtctttgattttttaaatttaattttaagaattattgCTTTAAAGATTCACCTAGGATGCTCTTTTGAAAACACTGGGTTAATCATAAATTAGCCCATGTGATAGGTTATGCAAGCTTGATACAGAAGTGCATGtgttagaaaaaaatctaaaaagcatATCTCCAGGGAGATAGGTCCCTAGAACAGATGAAGTGTTACAGTGTCAGACTCCCTCGCAGTCACACACACGTGCGTGGACACCAGGTACCCCCCCACTCCACTGGAGCACTCCTGAACATACGGATCCTTTCCCAGATGATGGAACTTGGGAAATACCTATTTTCTAGCTTGTTaggaatgtatatattttaaatttttatttatttagttcattAATTTTAGCCTCAAGTTGTGCTTATCAAAATGAGGGGTAATTAAAAGCTTATCAGTTTGAAGTAATAGGATTTACAAGTCTCACAGATGTCATTTTGGTATATCTATTTCAtaccaatttcattttctttctcaggtGTTTCAAGAATAAGAGGATGGTTCCCTAGAAACTGTGTAGAAAAGTGCCCCTGCGACGCTGAAACAGATCAAGCCCCAGAGGGCGAGAAGAAAAATAGATAGCCACTTTTGAAGTAAAATTCCTCTCAGTCTGCTCCATTACTTGAAAACTGTACATGTTACTAAAGAATTATGCAATGAGCCTACTCTGGTTAAGGTGTTCTTTTCCTCAAAGGTGCCCTAGTGCCAtgatctaaatatttttattaccacTTTGAAATGGAGAAGCCATTCTGCACATGCCTTTGAATTCCTGCACCTCTCTGCCACCTCTCCTCTCCCCTAAAGGAAAAACACTTCACCCAAGTGAGTAGATTGCATTTTCTCTAGGATTTTGTGTGTGCTGCACATGGTGGACCTGACCTGCAGATAGAGATCCCCCTCTACCAGGAGCATCTGCATGCGATGCTTTTATCCTCTGTCCCCCTCGGCCGAATTTCTGATATTTCTAGATACTATAGAAATTAATTTGTCAGATTCAATATAAGCTCAGATTTTATTACCCGTCttttaataataatgattttgTCAAATCAAATAAAGATCAATGGCTTGTTCTGTATAAATCGTAGTTTTTACTCCAAGCATCTTTCTTTTTGCTGACTCAAAAGGAGTCTTAGTTCCTTATGGAGAAACTGCTGCTTTACCACCTCTTGGAAAATTGA
The genomic region above belongs to Cervus canadensis isolate Bull #8, Minnesota chromosome 8, ASM1932006v1, whole genome shotgun sequence and contains:
- the ZDHHC6 gene encoding palmitoyltransferase ZDHHC6 isoform X3 — translated: MPCLLVLASSLWGGNRKILRIACTSSIVKSAKHTRHHGHITAESATAPLGCIHAAFIFVMTMYTQLYNRLSFGWNTVKIDMSAARRDPLPIIPFGLAAFAATLFALGLALGTTIAVGMLFFIQMKIILRNKTSIESWIEEKAKDRIQYYQLDEVFVFPYDMGSRWKNFKQVFTWSGVPEGDGLDWPIREGCHQYSLTIEQLKQKADKRVRSVRYKVIEDYSGTCCPLNRGIKTLFTSPCTEEPRIRLQKGEFILATRGLRYWLYGDKILDDSVLEGVSRIRGWFPRNCVEKCPCDAETDQAPEGEKKNR